Genomic segment of Pseudomonas sp. CCI4.2:
CGGTTTTGCCAGGCATGCTTCAACGCAGTTGGCAACAACAGCGCCCACGGCACGCTGGAGCCGATCAGCAACGGCAAATAGAACCACCAGGGCTCAGCATGCTGTGCGTCATCGCCGGCGAAACGGCGAATGTGTTCATGCCAGAAAAAGAATCGCCAAAAGTCGGGCTCGCGCACCTGAATGGTCAATACCCACGGCAGCGAGATCAAGGTGGCAACCAGCACTGCGATACCGCCGTACCGCACCAGTTCTTTGAAGCGCCGCTGCCAGATCATGTAGGGCAGGGCGATGAGTACCGGCAACAACAGCGCAAGAAACCCCTTGGTCATGAAACCCATGCCACAGGCCAATCCCAAAACGGCCCACGCGATGACTTTTGCTCGGTGTGTCGTACTGTCGACGGCATACCACAGCGCAACGATGCTCAGGTTGACCCATAAGGTAAATTGCGGATCGAGGTTGGCATAGCCAGCCTGGCCGATGATCAGGCCAAAACTCATGTAAACCGTCGCACACGCCAGGCTTCTGCGCGGCGAATTCCACAATCGCCGGGCGATCAGGTAGGCGAGCACAGTGCTCAGTCCCAAGCTCAGCGCCGAAGCAATGCGAACGCCGAACAGGTTGTCGCCAAACAGGGCTTGGCCGAGGGCAATCATCCAGTAGCCAAGCGCAGGCTTTTCGAAGTAACGCAGGCCCATCAAATGAGGGGCGGCCCACTTACCGGTTAGCAGCATCTCCTGACTGACCTGCGCGTAGCGGGTTTCGTCTGGAACCCAGAGGCCATGAGTGGTTAGGGGCAGCAAATAAAAAATAACAAAGGCCAGTAACAAAAACAGCAGGGCCCAAGGTTTCGCCATAAGGTTTGGCATTCGTCGTGCTCAATAGTGATCAATGGAGACTTACGGTTTCTTGTCCAGGGTCGATGCCCAGTCCTGGTAGTTAATGAAACCCAGCACTTTCGGGCGGCCGTCAGCGCCAATGGAAACAAGGAACGTGCTGGCGTATTCGCTGGTTTTGGCATGGGGAAATCCCAGCTCTTTTTCCAAGGCACTCATGCACCCACTGTGGGTGACTAACACCATGTTGCGATGAGCGGTCTTGTGGGTCAGTACGTTGTCGAGCATGGCGTGCTCGCAGTTGACCAGCCACTCTTGATTAGGGCTGGCTTTGCCAAACATGGCGAACGAGGTTTGCGCGGTACGATGAAGGGGGCTGCTCATGACGTCGGTGTTACTCATGCCCAGTCTGTTGAACGCCTTGCCCACTAGAACCGCGGTGTCGCTGCCTGCCTGGGTGATACCGTCTGCCGGACCCAGGCACGGATTGCTCGACCGATCACAGCGTTCGGCGTGCCGCACGAGGGCAACAATGTCACCTTGTTGCCAGTGGCTATAGACACCTGCAGTGATCATGTTTTCGTGTTTGCCCAAGTCTGTCAGCGACTTTGGCCACCATACAAACCCCATGACTAACACGATGCAAAGCACCAGCACTGTTGCGAACACAGCTTTTTTAAGGGTGTTCGCGTTTGGCGTTTTTAATGACGGTGTTGAAACGTCAGTTGAGGTTTTCACCTGCTTAGTGCTCCGAGATGACGAATTTTCGATGCGCGATTCCCGCAACCTTAAAAGCTTGCTAGTCAGCTTTAAGAGGAAGTGGTGTGCAATCGTTATACAGTTGATAGTAAGGGAGGGGGCGTAGTTTGACGGTAAAAAAGATGTGAAAATTTAGCGAAGACCGATCAGTCAGCCAAGCATCTATTGGGTTAATGGCTGCAGACAAGATGAAAAAAAGCCGACGCCACGGGTTTATTAGTGGCGTCGGCATTCTAGGTATTACTGAGCGGTGTTACCGGGTACCCAGTTCAGCAAACGCTGCTTGTAGTCGTAGCTGGCGCCCTGGTAATAGCTGATGGCGCGAATAATCAATGGGTCGGTGTCGTTAACCCGTGACTCACGGCTCTCACCCAGTGCCTGGTCATGACGGCGCAGCAATTTTTGCGGGCTGAGAATGGCCAGGTTGGTGCCGTCGAACAACCCCAAGTGCTGATAGTTACCCACCAGTACGCGAGGGGGCAGCGGATTGTCCTGTAACAAGTTACGGCCAAAAAACGTTGACTGATAACTCTGGTTTAACAGTCCAAGCAGCGTCGGAGCCAAGTCGATCTGGCTCGCCAGTTGGGATGACTCCCGCGCTTCAATCAGGGTCGGCGCATAGATAAACAACGGAATTTGATAGTTGGTAATCGGCAAGTCTTCTCGGCCTGCGCTCCCCGCCGTGTGGTCGGCCACAAACACAAAGATCGTGTTGCTGAACCAAGGTTTCTGTCGTGCGTCGTTGAGGAATTTACCGATGGCCCAATCCGTGTACTTCACCGAACCGTTGCGGCCATCACCCGATTTAATGTCGATCCGACCTTCGGGGTAGGTGTAAGGACGGTGGTTTGAAGTGGTCATCAATTGTAAGAAAAACGGTGTGTGTTTGGCGAAGACGGCATCCGCCTCATTCAGTGATTGCTGGAAAAGATCTTCGTCGGCAATGCCCCAGGCATTTTTGAAGTGGATGTCTGCTTCCTTGATGCTGCTCTGGTCAACAATGCGATAACCGTTGCCGCTAAAAAAAGCGTTCATATTGTCGAAGTAACCACGGCCTCCATACATGAACACGCTGTCGTATCCCACGGCGTTCAATTGTTGGCCCAGGCTACCGTAA
This window contains:
- the arnT gene encoding lipid IV(A) 4-amino-4-deoxy-L-arabinosyltransferase — its product is MAKPWALLFLLLAFVIFYLLPLTTHGLWVPDETRYAQVSQEMLLTGKWAAPHLMGLRYFEKPALGYWMIALGQALFGDNLFGVRIASALSLGLSTVLAYLIARRLWNSPRRSLACATVYMSFGLIIGQAGYANLDPQFTLWVNLSIVALWYAVDSTTHRAKVIAWAVLGLACGMGFMTKGFLALLLPVLIALPYMIWQRRFKELVRYGGIAVLVATLISLPWVLTIQVREPDFWRFFFWHEHIRRFAGDDAQHAEPWWFYLPLLIGSSVPWALLLPTALKHAWQNRKQQNTAFLLLWLCLPLAFFSLSKGKLPPYILPCMLPLALLLGDALINRLEQAKTLAIRSNAAFNIVAGAVGLMAVIYLQIKHPIFDHEPLHMALLIVALASWILANALQLSKPQMFYLAPALGMWLMVALLPAALPDNVVENKTPGRFIAEHAQALRQSHALMSNDLAVASALAWKTANPEVTLYNTVGEAKYGLAYPDVTDRTVKTANVQQWLAQARREGSVGVVMRVKSDDERRELEQLPTDATRYDRGSEVILLYTQTEPNHISIK
- a CDS encoding histidine phosphatase family protein, whose product is MKTSTDVSTPSLKTPNANTLKKAVFATVLVLCIVLVMGFVWWPKSLTDLGKHENMITAGVYSHWQQGDIVALVRHAERCDRSSNPCLGPADGITQAGSDTAVLVGKAFNRLGMSNTDVMSSPLHRTAQTSFAMFGKASPNQEWLVNCEHAMLDNVLTHKTAHRNMVLVTHSGCMSALEKELGFPHAKTSEYASTFLVSIGADGRPKVLGFINYQDWASTLDKKP